From one Salinibacterium hongtaonis genomic stretch:
- a CDS encoding tripartite tricarboxylate transporter TctB family protein yields MRVQLQKHLFRTTSVVIVLAALACVVYSLSLPMGTLARPGAGMWPFLVSCAMGIAALVTLVTEKDSSAYEPLSKRTWIIVVGFALMAAFVVAFQIVGLTLSCLALTVVWLRWMAKESWKVTISLSVGLTALFVIGFGVLLGVPMPDDVVLNLILGKGF; encoded by the coding sequence GTGAGAGTGCAACTGCAGAAGCATTTGTTTAGAACCACGAGCGTTGTCATAGTCCTGGCGGCCCTCGCCTGTGTCGTTTACAGCCTGAGCCTGCCCATGGGAACTCTGGCGAGACCCGGTGCTGGAATGTGGCCGTTCTTAGTGAGCTGCGCGATGGGCATCGCTGCCCTCGTCACGCTGGTCACCGAGAAAGACTCATCCGCATACGAACCATTGTCCAAGCGTACGTGGATAATCGTCGTCGGCTTCGCCCTCATGGCCGCCTTCGTCGTTGCCTTCCAGATCGTCGGCCTCACGCTCTCGTGCCTCGCCCTCACCGTGGTGTGGCTGCGGTGGATGGCCAAGGAGTCGTGGAAGGTCACGATCAGCCTTTCCGTCGGCCTCACCGCGCTCTTCGTGATCGGCTTCGGAGTGCTCCTCGGGGTGCCCATGCCCGATGACGTCGTGCTCAACCTCATCCTCGGAAAGGGCTTCTAA
- a CDS encoding GntR family transcriptional regulator — protein sequence MTRQGSAETLSSRMYAVIRDAILMGEVEPGSRLQTAALAEKYDSSTTVVREALTRLSTERIVRNIPQRGFFVQELSIDELDDLGRVRIHNDTFGLRLAVERGDLEWENLIITTHHRLSRVPRRDPQLPAVTRLEWTDAHRAFHLALLAACRIDIVQQVAAVVFDSTELYRRWAAPSFKPAHHDIDREHEQILQAALDRDVDRAAELLASHYGHSHAIMLKAGLALPERAAQSSHEA from the coding sequence GTGACTCGACAAGGATCAGCGGAGACCCTCAGCAGCCGCATGTATGCCGTCATTCGCGACGCCATCCTCATGGGGGAGGTCGAACCGGGGAGTCGGCTCCAGACCGCTGCGCTCGCCGAGAAGTACGACTCGAGCACCACCGTGGTGCGCGAGGCGCTCACTCGGCTCTCGACCGAGCGCATCGTTCGCAACATTCCGCAGCGCGGGTTCTTCGTGCAGGAGCTCTCCATCGACGAGCTCGACGACCTGGGCCGGGTGCGCATCCACAACGACACCTTTGGGCTCCGCCTCGCCGTTGAGCGCGGTGACCTGGAGTGGGAAAACCTGATCATCACGACGCACCACAGGCTCTCCCGGGTACCCCGGCGCGACCCACAGCTGCCCGCTGTCACGCGCCTTGAGTGGACCGACGCCCACCGCGCATTCCACCTCGCCCTGCTCGCCGCCTGCCGCATCGACATCGTGCAGCAGGTCGCCGCCGTCGTCTTCGACTCGACCGAGCTCTATCGCCGCTGGGCAGCCCCCTCCTTCAAGCCCGCCCACCACGACATCGACCGTGAGCACGAGCAGATCCTGCAGGCAGCCCTCGACCGCGATGTCGACCGCGCCGCCGAACTCCTTGCCTCTCACTACGGCCACTCGCACGCGATCATGCTCAAGGCGGGCCTCGCCCTCCCCGAGCGCGCGGCACAGTCCTCACACGAGGCCTAA
- the purL gene encoding phosphoribosylformylglycinamidine synthase subunit PurL, translating to MTDVSSPARAHVADTVENAIATPDKEQPYEALGLKADEYAKIREILGRRPTSGELAMYSVMWSEHCSYKSSKKYLRQFGQKVSEEMTKNLMVGMGENAGVVDVGEGWAVTFKIESHNHPSYIEPFQGAATGVGGIVRDIISMGARPVAIMDALRFGKIDDPDTARVVHGVVSGISFYGNCLGLPNIGGETWFDSVYQANPLVNALAVGVLRHEDLHLANARGAGNKVVLFGARTGGDGIGGASILASDSFSEGGPTKRPAVQVGDPFAEKVLIECCLELFQKELVEGIQDLGAAGISCATSELASNGDGGMIIQLENVLLRDPTLTAEEILMSESQERMMAVVHPDKLEAFLEVVGKWDVETSVLGEVTDSGRLIITHFGEEIVNVDPLTVAVDGPVYDRPVAYPTWIDALQADTTARLPRATSAAQLRDQALTLLGSPNLSSKEWITNQYDRYVGGNTALSFPDDGGMVRIDEESGLGFAVATDANGRYCQLDPSQGAKLALAEAYRNVAATGAKPVAVSDCLNFGSPENPEVMWQFAQTVEGLSDACLELGIPVTGGNVSFYNQTGDVPIHPTPVVAVLGVIDDVARRIPSGWQDEGNNIYLLGTTRDELDGSAWAGVIHDHLGGVPPQVDLDVEKQLAWLLHAGGQGSLLSSAHDLSDGGLFQALAESVMRFGVGARVWTTGIEQRDGVDTTSALFSESTGRVIVSVPREDDVRFVGLCEGRGYPVLRIGVTDNSGELEIQDQFTVTIDELRGVHTATMQQHFGPVVGA from the coding sequence GTGACCGACGTTTCTTCCCCCGCCCGCGCGCACGTCGCCGACACCGTTGAGAACGCAATCGCGACTCCCGACAAAGAGCAGCCGTATGAGGCGCTCGGGCTCAAGGCCGATGAGTACGCGAAGATTCGCGAGATTCTGGGGCGCCGCCCCACGTCGGGCGAGCTTGCCATGTATTCGGTTATGTGGAGCGAGCACTGCTCCTACAAGTCATCCAAGAAGTACCTGCGCCAGTTCGGCCAGAAGGTCTCAGAAGAGATGACCAAAAACCTCATGGTCGGCATGGGCGAAAACGCCGGGGTTGTGGATGTCGGCGAGGGCTGGGCCGTCACCTTCAAGATCGAATCGCACAACCACCCCAGCTACATCGAGCCGTTCCAGGGCGCCGCGACCGGCGTCGGCGGAATCGTGCGCGACATCATTTCGATGGGCGCTCGCCCCGTCGCCATCATGGACGCCCTCCGTTTCGGCAAGATCGACGACCCCGACACGGCCCGCGTCGTTCACGGCGTCGTCAGCGGCATCAGCTTCTACGGCAACTGCCTCGGCCTGCCCAACATCGGCGGAGAGACGTGGTTTGACTCCGTCTACCAGGCCAACCCGCTCGTCAACGCTCTCGCGGTCGGCGTGCTTCGTCACGAAGACCTGCACCTGGCCAACGCCCGCGGCGCTGGCAACAAGGTCGTACTCTTCGGTGCCCGCACGGGCGGCGACGGCATCGGCGGCGCCAGCATCCTCGCCTCCGACTCCTTCAGCGAAGGCGGCCCCACCAAGCGCCCCGCCGTTCAGGTCGGCGACCCCTTCGCCGAGAAGGTGCTCATCGAGTGCTGCCTCGAACTGTTCCAGAAGGAGCTCGTCGAGGGCATCCAGGATCTCGGCGCTGCCGGCATCTCATGCGCAACGTCTGAGCTTGCCTCCAACGGCGACGGCGGCATGATCATCCAGCTCGAGAACGTGCTGCTGCGCGACCCCACGCTCACGGCCGAGGAGATCCTGATGTCCGAGAGCCAGGAGCGCATGATGGCCGTCGTGCACCCCGACAAGCTCGAGGCGTTTCTCGAGGTCGTCGGCAAGTGGGATGTCGAGACCTCGGTTCTCGGAGAGGTGACCGACAGCGGCCGCCTCATCATCACGCACTTCGGCGAAGAAATCGTCAACGTCGACCCGCTCACGGTGGCCGTCGACGGCCCCGTTTATGACCGCCCGGTCGCCTATCCCACGTGGATCGATGCGCTCCAGGCCGACACCACCGCCCGCCTGCCCCGCGCAACCAGCGCCGCGCAACTGCGCGACCAGGCGCTCACGCTGCTCGGCAGCCCGAACCTCTCCTCCAAGGAGTGGATCACCAATCAGTACGACCGTTATGTCGGCGGCAACACGGCCCTGTCGTTCCCCGATGACGGTGGAATGGTGCGCATCGACGAGGAGAGCGGGCTCGGATTCGCCGTCGCGACCGACGCTAACGGCCGCTACTGCCAGCTCGACCCGTCGCAGGGCGCCAAGCTCGCCCTCGCCGAGGCGTACCGCAACGTGGCCGCCACGGGCGCCAAGCCCGTCGCCGTCAGCGACTGCCTCAACTTTGGTTCGCCCGAGAACCCCGAGGTCATGTGGCAGTTCGCGCAGACGGTGGAGGGGCTTTCGGATGCCTGCCTCGAGCTGGGCATTCCGGTCACCGGCGGCAACGTGTCGTTCTACAACCAGACCGGCGACGTGCCGATCCACCCGACCCCCGTCGTCGCCGTGCTCGGCGTGATCGACGACGTCGCCCGCCGCATCCCCTCCGGCTGGCAGGACGAGGGAAACAACATCTACCTGCTCGGCACAACTCGCGATGAGCTTGATGGCTCGGCGTGGGCTGGAGTCATCCACGACCACCTTGGCGGCGTGCCGCCCCAGGTCGACCTCGACGTCGAGAAGCAGCTGGCGTGGCTGCTTCACGCTGGCGGCCAGGGCAGCCTGCTGTCCTCCGCCCACGACCTCTCCGACGGCGGCCTCTTTCAGGCCCTCGCCGAATCGGTCATGCGCTTCGGCGTCGGCGCCCGCGTGTGGACCACCGGCATCGAGCAGCGTGACGGAGTCGACACGACATCCGCCCTCTTCTCTGAGTCAACCGGACGCGTCATCGTGAGCGTGCCGCGCGAAGACGATGTTCGCTTCGTGGGCCTGTGCGAGGGTCGCGGCTACCCCGTCCTGCGCATCGGCGTCACCGACAACAGCGGCGAGCTGGAGATTCAGGATCAGTTCACGGTGACGATCGATGAGCTTCGCGGCGTGCACACCGCCACAATGCAGCAGCACTTCGGCCCCGTGGTCGGAGCCTAG
- a CDS encoding DMT family transporter has protein sequence MSATAVQFVLLALIWGSSFLFMKVALTGVSFGQIAWSRAILGALVLGIVMIVARQRLPREPVVWAHFVVIAVTNCVIPHLAFAWAEQHVSSSIASIYNSFTPIATAVLAALVYKVEKLTGRRIVGVLLGIVGVIVIIAPWNIGALTGDVQGQLACLLAAISYGVAIGYIRRFISHREISGITVAFMNIGMAAAIMLVLTPLLAVGEVQLDFWVVSSLLLLGGLGTGLAYIWNIGIIRAWGPTMSSTVTYLIPVVGVLLGVIVLHERLSWHEPLGAVIVLAGILVTQGQLRVRRARTKPLETAAEGQRAEGP, from the coding sequence ATGTCCGCGACCGCGGTTCAGTTCGTGCTGCTCGCCCTGATCTGGGGTTCGAGCTTTCTCTTTATGAAGGTCGCCCTCACGGGCGTGAGCTTTGGGCAGATCGCGTGGTCTCGCGCCATCCTCGGGGCGCTCGTGCTCGGCATCGTCATGATCGTTGCGCGGCAGCGCTTGCCCCGTGAGCCTGTGGTGTGGGCTCACTTTGTGGTGATTGCCGTGACCAACTGCGTCATCCCGCACCTGGCGTTCGCCTGGGCGGAGCAGCACGTTTCGTCGAGCATTGCCTCGATCTACAACTCGTTCACCCCGATCGCCACCGCGGTACTGGCGGCCCTCGTCTACAAGGTCGAGAAACTCACGGGGCGACGCATCGTGGGGGTGCTGCTCGGCATCGTGGGAGTGATCGTGATCATCGCCCCGTGGAACATCGGCGCGCTCACGGGCGATGTCCAGGGGCAACTCGCCTGCCTCCTTGCCGCAATCTCCTATGGGGTGGCGATCGGATACATCCGGCGGTTCATCAGCCATCGTGAGATTTCGGGCATCACGGTGGCGTTCATGAACATCGGAATGGCGGCGGCCATCATGCTGGTGCTCACCCCCCTGCTCGCGGTCGGCGAGGTGCAACTCGACTTCTGGGTCGTGAGCAGCCTGTTGCTGCTGGGCGGCCTCGGCACGGGTCTCGCCTACATCTGGAACATCGGCATCATCAGGGCCTGGGGGCCGACGATGTCATCGACCGTCACCTATCTGATCCCTGTCGTCGGCGTGCTGCTCGGCGTGATCGTGCTGCACGAACGCCTCTCGTGGCACGAACCCCTCGGCGCTGTGATCGTGCTCGCCGGCATTCTGGTCACACAGGGGCAACTGCGGGTGCGTCGCGCTCGCACAAAGCCCCTCGAAACCGCCGCCGAAGGGCAGCGGGCCGAGGGGCCGTGA
- a CDS encoding chorismate mutase has product MNDVNPELLSLRQSIDNVDAAIIHMLAERFKFTQHVGRLKAANGLPSSDPAREQVQIERLRELAVESNLDPEFAEKFLNFIVAEVIHHHERIRNGDDEIVADPSDDAEDA; this is encoded by the coding sequence GTGAACGATGTGAACCCGGAACTCCTCTCGCTGCGGCAGAGCATCGACAACGTCGATGCTGCGATCATCCACATGCTTGCGGAGCGGTTCAAGTTCACGCAGCATGTTGGTCGCCTCAAGGCAGCCAACGGATTGCCCTCGTCGGATCCCGCCCGCGAACAGGTGCAGATCGAGCGCCTGCGTGAGCTCGCTGTTGAGTCGAACCTCGACCCGGAGTTCGCCGAAAAATTCTTGAACTTTATCGTCGCCGAGGTCATTCACCACCACGAGCGCATCCGCAATGGCGACGACGAAATTGTTGCCGACCCGTCCGACGACGCAGAGGACGCATAG
- a CDS encoding flavin reductase family protein — protein sequence MDRDDHVIDPARFRQVLGHYPTGVVVITAMTSDGTAMGMTVGSFSSVSLDPMLVSFMPTAASRSFAALRTATSFCVNVLAADQEILARRFARSGASFDGVAWSLADTGAPVLEGTVASIHCTFDSVLEAGDHYVVLGAVQSLDVHRPVSPLLFFQGGYGKFSIASVDDHSPGEMIESVHLAESFRADMQDVADAVGAECSALTLVGSDLTVVSTALADGVTAQGNLGSRIPYIPPLGEMYAALDTPEAAERWLGRAPALEDEGVMERYRRRLALARERGWSMSFAGEYPDVALVDALRDYSGGDLTPVRLAEIREVIRSANRYYEHRDLVDGERYDITSIVAPVMHDRDIQFVLRLRQLPRQATPDQLTAWIDALTDAAAKASQSLANALKCR from the coding sequence ATGGACCGAGATGACCACGTGATCGACCCTGCACGGTTCCGCCAGGTGCTGGGCCACTACCCGACCGGTGTGGTCGTGATCACGGCGATGACGTCGGACGGCACGGCGATGGGCATGACCGTGGGTTCCTTCAGCTCGGTGTCACTCGACCCTATGCTGGTGAGCTTCATGCCGACCGCTGCATCCAGGAGTTTTGCGGCGCTGCGCACTGCGACCTCCTTCTGCGTCAACGTGCTTGCCGCCGACCAGGAGATCCTGGCCCGCAGGTTTGCGCGTTCGGGCGCATCCTTCGATGGGGTGGCTTGGTCGCTCGCCGATACTGGTGCCCCCGTGCTCGAGGGCACCGTGGCATCCATTCACTGCACCTTCGATTCCGTGCTGGAGGCCGGCGATCACTACGTCGTGTTGGGGGCCGTTCAGTCGCTCGACGTGCACAGGCCGGTTTCGCCGCTGCTCTTCTTTCAGGGGGGCTACGGCAAGTTCTCGATCGCCTCCGTCGATGACCACTCGCCGGGTGAGATGATCGAAAGCGTGCACCTCGCCGAATCTTTCCGGGCCGACATGCAGGACGTCGCGGATGCGGTCGGAGCGGAGTGCAGTGCCCTCACCCTGGTGGGTTCCGATCTCACGGTAGTGTCGACTGCCCTCGCAGACGGCGTGACCGCGCAGGGAAACCTCGGCAGTCGAATCCCCTACATACCTCCCCTGGGGGAGATGTATGCCGCTCTCGACACTCCGGAGGCGGCCGAGCGTTGGCTCGGTCGAGCGCCTGCACTCGAGGACGAGGGTGTGATGGAGCGCTACCGCCGACGGCTGGCCCTCGCGCGCGAGCGCGGTTGGTCCATGTCGTTCGCGGGGGAATACCCTGATGTGGCCCTGGTCGATGCTCTTCGTGACTATTCGGGAGGGGATCTGACCCCCGTGCGTCTGGCCGAGATCCGTGAGGTCATCCGATCGGCGAACCGCTACTACGAGCACCGCGACCTTGTCGATGGGGAGCGCTATGACATCACATCGATTGTCGCTCCCGTCATGCACGATAGGGATATCCAGTTCGTGCTTCGACTCCGACAGCTGCCCCGCCAAGCCACGCCCGACCAGCTCACGGCCTGGATCGACGCCCTCACGGATGCCGCGGCCAAAGCTTCGCAGAGTCTCGCCAATGCGCTGAAGTGCCGCTAG